A window of Polaribacter litorisediminis contains these coding sequences:
- a CDS encoding RES family NAD+ phosphorylase: protein MKLFRLSKKKYATAFNGKGAAKSNNRWNSKGTEIIYTAESRALAMAEVAVHLTIATLPKDFVMLTIDVPDEIAIKKIDLKDLNENWNAMLPNSKTKKIGDLFIDTLEFCVLKVPSAVVKDDFNYLINPYHKQFKKIKIVDVTDFPFDKRMFQ, encoded by the coding sequence ATGAAGCTTTTTAGATTATCAAAGAAAAAATATGCAACTGCATTTAATGGAAAAGGCGCAGCAAAATCTAACAATAGATGGAATTCTAAAGGCACAGAAATTATCTACACAGCAGAAAGCAGAGCTTTAGCAATGGCAGAAGTTGCAGTGCATTTAACAATTGCGACTTTACCAAAAGATTTTGTAATGCTTACTATTGATGTTCCTGACGAAATTGCCATTAAAAAAATTGATTTGAAAGATTTAAATGAAAACTGGAATGCTATGCTACCAAATTCTAAAACTAAAAAAATTGGCGATTTATTTATTGACACCTTAGAGTTTTGTGTTTTAAAAGTGCCTTCTGCGGTTGTTAAAGACGATTTTAATTATTTAATAAATCCTTATCACAAGCAGTTTAAAAAGATTAAAATAGTCGATGTTACAGATTTTCCTTTTGATAAAAGAATGTTTCAATAA
- a CDS encoding glutaminase: MKHYQKIIEDIYVEVKNTDDSGKVANYIPELGTISPDNFGINITTIDKQSYGIGDYEKKFSIQSISKILTLTLAYQLEREKLWERVDVEPSGNPFNSLLQLEADFGKPRNPFINAGAIVICDVLISHLKNPKEDFIDFCREISNNPNLNYDDKIAKSEKSTGFRNIALCNFIKSFGNIKNDVDVVLDFYFYTCSIAMSCKELSTIFLFLADDNFITHKNNKILTESQAKRINAILLTCGFYDESGEFAFRVGLPGKSGVGGGIVAIHPDEYCITVWSPKLNTNGNSYKGMLFLEKFTTKTASSIF, encoded by the coding sequence ATGAAACATTATCAAAAAATAATTGAAGACATTTATGTTGAGGTAAAAAACACAGATGATTCGGGTAAAGTAGCCAATTATATTCCTGAACTTGGTACTATTTCACCTGATAATTTTGGGATAAATATCACAACTATAGACAAGCAATCTTATGGAATTGGAGATTATGAGAAGAAGTTTTCAATTCAAAGTATTTCCAAAATTCTAACCCTAACATTGGCGTATCAATTAGAAAGAGAAAAATTATGGGAACGAGTAGATGTAGAGCCTTCCGGCAATCCGTTTAATTCTTTATTGCAATTAGAAGCCGATTTCGGAAAACCAAGAAACCCCTTTATTAATGCTGGTGCTATTGTAATCTGCGATGTTTTAATTAGTCATTTAAAAAATCCAAAAGAAGATTTTATAGATTTTTGTCGAGAAATTTCTAATAATCCAAATTTAAATTATGATGATAAAATAGCAAAATCAGAAAAAAGTACGGGTTTTAGAAATATTGCTTTGTGTAATTTTATAAAATCGTTTGGCAATATTAAAAATGATGTTGATGTAGTTTTAGATTTCTATTTTTATACCTGTTCTATAGCGATGAGTTGTAAAGAACTCTCTACAATCTTTCTCTTTTTAGCAGACGATAATTTTATCACACATAAAAATAATAAAATCCTAACCGAAAGTCAAGCAAAAAGAATCAATGCTATTCTACTTACCTGTGGTTTTTATGATGAATCTGGCGAATTTGCTTTCCGTGTTGGTTTGCCCGGTAAAAGTGGCGTTGGTGGCGGTATTGTAGCAATTCACCCTGATGAATATTGCATCACTGTTTGGAGTCCGAAATTGAACACAAATGGAAATTCTTACAAAGGAATGCTATTTTTAGAAAAATTCACGACAAAAACAGCCTCTTCTATTTTTTAA
- the pulA gene encoding type I pullulanase, with protein MLISSCPKKRTTFSYIDAYPTSKESLWLHYTKKESTFKIWSPIATAVNLNFYKTGNNSSILATHALAVDDNGVWSKTIQGDLHGIYYTYETYIDNYWQAETPGIYAKAVGVNGQRAMVLDFDTTNPINWANDNYVKLNSPNDAIIYELHIRDLTIQKEANSSFAGKYLGLVEEGTKNLQNVSTAIDHIKELGITHVHLLPTFNHYSIDETNLEKPQFNWGYDPQNYQVPEGSFSTNPFDAKVRIVEFKTMVKAFHDANIGVILDVVYNHTGRTENSNFNLENPYYYYRFNKNGTYSDAAACGNETASEREMMRKFMIESLKYWTIEYHIDGFRFDLMGIHDLKTMNLIADEIKKMNPNALIYGEGWTANDSPLAKQHQALKKHTNQMPHIAAFSDDVRDGIKGSVFKHKDTGFVNGAKNKEESIKFGIVGSIEHAQIDYKKVNYSNKPWANEPWQAVNYVSCHDNLTLYDKLKISKPNASENEIKAMHKLATAIILTSQGTPFLHAGSEMMRTKNGDDNSYKSPDSINQINWNLKVKNADVVRYFQNLITLRKEHPAFRMPTAKEVQKNLEFREVDHGFISFQIKNNANNDPWKTILVIYNAQNKLVRYTLNETWKVAVLDDYFYSESKKTVANYLNIPAISVAILFKK; from the coding sequence ATGCTCATATCTTCCTGCCCCAAAAAACGAACTACTTTTTCTTATATAGATGCTTATCCTACTTCCAAAGAAAGTCTTTGGCTACATTATACTAAAAAGGAATCTACTTTTAAAATATGGTCTCCAATAGCAACTGCTGTAAACTTGAATTTTTATAAAACAGGAAACAATTCTAGCATTTTGGCAACACATGCTCTAGCTGTTGATGATAACGGAGTTTGGTCTAAAACAATTCAAGGCGATTTGCATGGAATTTATTACACTTATGAAACCTATATAGACAATTATTGGCAAGCCGAAACTCCAGGAATTTATGCAAAAGCAGTGGGCGTAAACGGCCAAAGAGCCATGGTGTTAGATTTTGACACAACGAATCCTATAAATTGGGCGAATGATAATTATGTAAAATTAAATTCACCCAATGATGCTATTATTTATGAGCTACACATTAGAGACCTTACCATTCAAAAAGAGGCAAACTCCTCTTTTGCAGGCAAGTATTTGGGCTTGGTTGAAGAAGGAACAAAAAATCTTCAAAATGTTTCAACTGCCATAGATCATATAAAAGAACTCGGCATAACCCATGTTCATTTATTACCCACGTTCAATCATTATTCCATTGATGAAACTAATTTAGAAAAACCGCAATTTAATTGGGGGTATGATCCACAAAACTATCAGGTTCCCGAAGGATCTTTTTCTACAAATCCTTTTGATGCAAAAGTAAGAATTGTAGAATTTAAAACTATGGTAAAAGCATTTCACGATGCAAATATTGGTGTTATTTTAGATGTTGTTTACAATCATACTGGAAGAACAGAAAACTCAAATTTTAATTTAGAAAATCCCTACTATTATTATCGATTTAATAAAAATGGTACGTATTCTGATGCTGCCGCTTGCGGAAATGAAACAGCATCCGAAAGAGAAATGATGCGAAAATTTATGATTGAATCTCTAAAATATTGGACAATCGAATATCATATAGATGGTTTTAGATTCGATTTAATGGGAATTCATGACCTTAAAACCATGAATCTAATTGCAGATGAAATAAAAAAAATGAACCCAAACGCCCTAATTTATGGCGAAGGATGGACTGCCAATGATTCGCCACTTGCAAAACAACATCAAGCTTTAAAAAAACATACAAATCAAATGCCACACATCGCAGCTTTTTCTGATGATGTAAGAGACGGGATTAAAGGTTCCGTTTTTAAACATAAAGACACTGGTTTTGTAAATGGCGCTAAAAACAAAGAGGAATCCATCAAATTCGGAATTGTAGGCTCCATTGAACATGCACAAATTGATTATAAAAAAGTTAATTACTCTAATAAACCATGGGCAAATGAACCTTGGCAAGCTGTTAATTATGTTTCTTGTCATGATAATCTTACCTTATATGATAAATTAAAAATATCGAAACCAAATGCTTCTGAAAATGAAATTAAAGCAATGCACAAATTGGCAACCGCCATTATTTTAACCTCTCAAGGAACTCCTTTTTTACATGCTGGTTCAGAAATGATGCGCACCAAAAATGGTGACGATAATTCTTATAAATCTCCAGATTCCATCAATCAAATAAATTGGAATTTAAAAGTCAAAAATGCAGATGTTGTTCGCTATTTTCAAAATTTAATTACATTAAGAAAAGAGCATCCTGCTTTTAGAATGCCAACAGCAAAAGAGGTGCAAAAAAATTTAGAATTTAGAGAAGTAGATCATGGATTCATTTCCTTTCAAATTAAAAATAATGCAAATAATGATCCTTGGAAAACTATTTTGGTCATTTATAATGCCCAAAATAAACTAGTACGATATACTTTAAACGAAACTTGGAAGGTTGCTGTTTTAGATGATTATTTTTATTCTGAATCAAAAAAAACAGTTGCTAATTATTTAAACATTCCCGCTATTTCTGTGGCAATTTTATTTAAAAAATAA
- a CDS encoding DUF1826 domain-containing protein produces the protein MMNLYHTKNQIQCVSNFQDLVSTPFHGEVNAICWTRKLTGDFSEIVKKIELNENIAALDPKELIELQLSEQGQLARDIILSDLKILKAHGASPTLNLIKCYDRDDSYPFFPTDVYSFHVDKSPIPTDTFLCTYHGDTSEILPNSQATQKVLVPKIRAELKKLYGASVDGFESFLTEYFFDLHYQAAPNAEPISLGLGHLCKLAIDHPESQVAPCLHRAPKEKAGQYRLLLIC, from the coding sequence ATGATGAATTTATATCACACTAAGAATCAAATTCAATGTGTCTCGAATTTTCAAGACCTTGTTTCCACGCCTTTTCATGGAGAAGTTAACGCCATTTGTTGGACTCGAAAACTTACAGGTGATTTTTCTGAAATCGTTAAAAAGATAGAATTAAACGAAAATATAGCGGCACTTGATCCAAAAGAACTTATTGAACTTCAGTTGAGTGAACAAGGCCAGCTTGCCCGTGACATTATTTTAAGTGACTTGAAAATATTAAAAGCTCATGGAGCATCTCCAACTCTAAATCTGATTAAGTGCTATGATAGAGATGATAGCTACCCATTTTTTCCAACCGATGTTTATTCTTTCCATGTAGACAAATCTCCGATACCAACCGACACCTTTTTATGCACTTATCATGGCGATACTAGTGAAATATTACCAAATTCACAAGCCACACAAAAAGTACTTGTTCCGAAAATACGTGCTGAACTCAAAAAACTTTATGGCGCATCGGTTGACGGTTTTGAATCATTTTTAACTGAATATTTTTTTGACCTACACTATCAAGCTGCGCCAAATGCAGAACCCATTAGCCTAGGCCTTGGTCATCTATGCAAGTTGGCTATTGATCATCCGGAAAGTCAAGTTGCCCCGTGCCTTCACCGTGCACCAAAGGAAAAAGCTGGGCAATACCGTTTATTATTAATCTGTTAA
- the rsmG gene encoding 16S rRNA (guanine(527)-N(7))-methyltransferase RsmG → MEIIHKYFTNLSETQINQFTKLQELYQDWNLKINVVSRKDIDELYLRHVLHSLGIAKVVDFKPRAKVMDVGTGGGFPGIPLAILFPETNFHLVDSIGKKIKVVDEVVAGLGLENVKTTHGRVEEVKDRYDFIVSRAVAHMETFVRWNKGKIAKKQNHALKNGILYLKGGDLSEELKLYTSATIYDLPDYFEEDFFETKKVVHLGMKFKG, encoded by the coding sequence ATGGAAATTATTCACAAGTATTTTACAAACTTATCGGAAACGCAAATCAATCAATTCACCAAATTGCAAGAATTATATCAAGATTGGAACTTAAAAATAAACGTTGTTTCTAGAAAAGATATTGACGAGCTTTATTTACGGCACGTTTTACATTCTTTAGGAATAGCAAAAGTGGTTGATTTTAAACCACGGGCAAAAGTGATGGATGTTGGCACAGGTGGTGGTTTTCCTGGTATTCCGTTAGCTATTTTATTTCCCGAGACTAATTTTCATTTGGTAGATTCTATCGGTAAAAAGATAAAAGTTGTTGATGAAGTTGTGGCAGGTTTAGGCTTAGAAAACGTAAAAACTACGCACGGTAGAGTAGAAGAGGTAAAAGATAGGTACGATTTTATAGTAAGTAGAGCAGTGGCTCATATGGAAACTTTTGTAAGATGGAATAAAGGTAAAATTGCAAAAAAGCAAAATCATGCTTTAAAAAACGGAATTCTATATTTAAAGGGTGGCGATTTATCCGAAGAATTAAAATTGTATACTTCTGCCACAATTTATGATTTACCAGATTATTTTGAGGAAGATTTCTTTGAGACTAAAAAGGTGGTGCATTTAGGGATGAAATTTAAAGGGTAA
- a CDS encoding fatty acid desaturase family protein, with protein MKKINFSRVDKAKFFRTLNKRVNTYFKENDIKRTGNWKLYTKAIIMFSLFLVPFIIVLTVSMPQWAMFLLMILTGIGMAGVGMNVMHDSNHDSFSSKKWVNKLMGSSIYILAGNVYNWKVQHNVLHHTFTNVKDHDEDIDAGRIIRFSMHSKWLKIHKLQKYYSVFLYGLLTINWAITTDVKQMHRYLKRKLSYGKFPNPATEWTKLVISKIVYYALWIVLPLLVLDVSWWKVLIGFFIMHYTAGMILSIVFQLAHIVPKTTMPIPDKDGNLEHTWAVHQLYTTSNFAPSNWLVNFYTGGLNHQVEHHIFPHISHVHYDKLAKIVKETAQEFNLPYNEYKTMSKALVEHFRHLGVLGQKPELA; from the coding sequence ATGAAAAAAATAAATTTCTCAAGAGTAGACAAAGCAAAGTTTTTTAGAACTTTAAACAAAAGAGTAAACACCTATTTCAAAGAAAACGATATTAAAAGAACAGGAAACTGGAAATTGTATACCAAAGCAATTATCATGTTTTCCCTGTTTTTAGTACCTTTTATTATTGTTCTTACCGTTTCTATGCCTCAATGGGCTATGTTTTTATTAATGATTCTTACAGGAATCGGAATGGCAGGCGTGGGCATGAATGTAATGCATGATAGCAATCACGATTCCTTTTCTAGCAAAAAATGGGTAAATAAACTCATGGGCAGCAGTATTTATATCCTTGCAGGAAATGTGTATAACTGGAAAGTACAGCACAATGTTTTGCACCACACCTTCACCAACGTTAAAGACCATGACGAAGATATTGATGCAGGTAGAATTATCCGTTTTTCAATGCATTCTAAATGGTTAAAAATTCATAAACTTCAAAAATATTATTCTGTTTTCTTATACGGATTATTAACCATTAATTGGGCAATTACGACCGATGTGAAACAAATGCACCGGTATTTAAAACGTAAATTATCCTATGGTAAATTTCCAAATCCTGCTACAGAATGGACCAAATTAGTAATTTCTAAAATTGTTTATTATGCACTTTGGATCGTTTTACCACTCTTAGTTTTAGATGTTTCTTGGTGGAAAGTTTTAATTGGATTTTTCATCATGCATTATACCGCTGGTATGATTTTAAGTATTGTTTTTCAATTGGCACATATTGTACCAAAAACAACAATGCCAATTCCTGATAAAGATGGAAATTTAGAACATACTTGGGCAGTCCACCAATTGTATACAACCTCTAACTTTGCACCTAGCAATTGGTTGGTAAACTTCTATACAGGAGGTTTAAATCATCAAGTTGAACATCATATTTTTCCGCATATTTCTCATGTTCATTATGACAAATTAGCTAAAATTGTAAAAGAAACAGCTCAAGAATTTAATTTGCCTTACAATGAATATAAAACTATGAGTAAAGCGCTTGTAGAGCATTTTAGACATTTAGGTGTTTTAGGACAAAAACCAGAATTAGCATAA
- a CDS encoding pyridoxal phosphate-dependent aminotransferase, whose translation MSHPLSDRINSLPVSQTLAMAAKARELRAEGKDIIGLSLGEPDFNTPDFIKDAAIEAINQNYNSYSPVDGYVELKEAICVKFKRDNNLVYQPNQVVVSTGAKQSIANVAQVLLNPGDEILLPAPYWVSYSAIAILCEATYVEIPSSIENDFKITPEQLEAAITPKTKMIFFNSPNNPSGTIYSEAEYRALAAVLEKHPRIFVLSDEIYEHVNYDCKPFSFAAIESMYHRTITVNGLAKAFAMTGWRVGYIGAPDWIAKACTKMQGQITSGTNCIAQRAAITAVLAPVEKIQYMVDEFKTRRDIIIELLREINGFKVNVPAGAFYVFPDVSDFFGKTINGITINNASDFSLFLLEKANVATVTGEAFGAPNCIRISYAASELKIREAMSRIKKALN comes from the coding sequence ATGTCACATCCATTATCGGACAGAATTAACAGTTTACCAGTTTCTCAAACCTTAGCAATGGCTGCTAAAGCAAGAGAATTAAGAGCAGAAGGAAAAGATATTATTGGCTTAAGTTTGGGAGAGCCAGACTTTAACACACCTGATTTCATCAAAGATGCTGCTATAGAAGCAATTAATCAGAACTATAACTCCTACTCGCCGGTAGATGGGTATGTAGAATTAAAAGAAGCGATTTGTGTTAAATTTAAACGCGATAATAATTTAGTATATCAACCAAATCAAGTTGTTGTTTCTACAGGCGCAAAGCAATCTATTGCCAATGTTGCACAAGTATTACTAAACCCAGGTGATGAGATTTTACTACCTGCACCTTATTGGGTTAGTTATTCTGCCATCGCAATTTTATGTGAAGCAACGTATGTTGAAATTCCTTCTTCCATTGAGAATGATTTTAAAATTACGCCAGAACAATTAGAAGCCGCAATTACCCCAAAAACAAAAATGATTTTCTTTAACTCACCAAACAATCCTAGTGGAACTATTTATAGTGAAGCAGAATACCGAGCGTTGGCAGCAGTTTTAGAAAAACATCCAAGAATATTTGTTTTATCAGATGAAATCTATGAACATGTTAATTACGATTGCAAACCGTTTAGTTTTGCAGCCATAGAAAGCATGTATCATAGAACCATTACCGTAAACGGGTTAGCAAAGGCATTTGCCATGACAGGTTGGAGAGTCGGTTATATTGGTGCTCCAGATTGGATTGCTAAAGCCTGTACAAAAATGCAAGGTCAAATTACGTCTGGCACCAATTGTATTGCACAAAGAGCAGCAATTACGGCTGTTTTGGCTCCAGTTGAAAAAATACAATATATGGTAGATGAGTTTAAAACTCGTAGAGATATCATTATTGAATTATTAAGGGAGATTAACGGATTTAAAGTAAATGTTCCTGCAGGCGCTTTTTACGTGTTTCCTGATGTTTCTGATTTCTTCGGAAAAACGATTAACGGAATTACGATAAATAACGCAAGCGATTTTTCTTTATTTTTATTAGAAAAAGCAAATGTTGCAACAGTAACTGGAGAGGCTTTTGGCGCACCAAATTGTATTCGTATATCATATGCTGCCTCTGAATTAAAAATTCGTGAGGCCATGAGTAGAATCAAGAAAGCGTTAAACTAA
- the ftsZ gene encoding cell division protein FtsZ, translating to MDSGLDNITFEMPKTKSNTIKVIGVGGGGSNAVNHMFQQHINGVDFVICNTDAQALENSSIPNKIQLGANLTSGLGAGANPEIGAQAAKESLQEIQQLLTTQTKMVFITAGMGGGTGTGAAPIIAKIAKDMDILTVGIVTMPFAFEGKRRAKQAQIGIDELRKNVDSLIVINNNKLREVYGNLGFKAGFSKADEVLSTASKGIAEVITHHYKQNIDLHDAKTVLSNSGTAIMGSAKEEGQDRAKNAIMKALDSPLLNDNKITGAKNVLLLIVSGTNEVTLDEIGEINEYIQDEAGFDANIIMGVGEDEELGDAIAVTIVATGFTKDQQSTISNTEVKKIVHTLEDEQKATYNFEEKTISKSPTIDLPISNVIEQKVVHVLEGDVTPTKPKMDLVATNPIIASMPVSYEEVSLNYTSEADFIITETKVEEKMEQPQAIQNDLLFDLPLNSAKEDTENKDVQFNSVNNETVTHANDIQVFGAEEIVSKKQTRYVLEDFAAAPTIGKSSHIAAKKVIEEEVQFELKTTRPAAEVDEINTRSEEVSPLDLTISELQRRAEERRKNMKKFNYSFNENLNKNIDEIERQPAYKRQGIDLDRNTSRSSTETALNKDSDNFGFKSNNSFLHDNVD from the coding sequence ATGGACTCAGGACTCGATAACATTACATTTGAAATGCCAAAAACAAAGTCTAATACCATAAAAGTAATTGGTGTTGGTGGTGGAGGTAGTAATGCTGTAAACCACATGTTTCAGCAACACATTAACGGGGTAGATTTTGTAATCTGTAATACAGATGCGCAAGCACTAGAGAATAGTTCAATTCCTAATAAAATTCAGTTAGGAGCCAACTTAACATCTGGTTTAGGTGCGGGTGCAAATCCAGAAATTGGTGCACAAGCGGCTAAAGAAAGTCTGCAAGAAATTCAGCAATTGTTAACTACCCAAACTAAAATGGTATTTATTACTGCCGGGATGGGTGGAGGAACGGGTACGGGAGCTGCTCCAATCATTGCTAAAATAGCAAAAGATATGGATATTCTTACCGTAGGTATCGTAACCATGCCTTTTGCTTTTGAAGGAAAAAGACGAGCAAAACAAGCACAAATAGGAATTGATGAACTACGCAAAAATGTAGATTCTTTAATTGTTATCAATAATAATAAATTAAGAGAAGTATACGGAAACCTTGGTTTTAAAGCTGGTTTCTCGAAAGCAGATGAAGTTTTATCTACCGCTTCTAAAGGAATTGCAGAGGTTATAACGCATCATTATAAGCAAAACATTGATTTACATGATGCTAAAACTGTACTTTCTAATAGCGGAACAGCTATTATGGGATCTGCAAAAGAAGAAGGCCAAGACAGAGCTAAAAATGCTATCATGAAAGCTTTAGATTCTCCTTTATTAAACGATAATAAAATTACAGGTGCTAAAAACGTGTTGTTGTTAATTGTTTCCGGAACGAACGAAGTTACTTTAGATGAAATAGGAGAAATTAACGAATACATTCAAGATGAAGCGGGGTTTGATGCCAATATTATTATGGGTGTTGGTGAAGATGAAGAGTTAGGAGATGCTATTGCTGTAACGATTGTTGCTACCGGGTTTACTAAAGATCAACAAAGTACAATTTCTAATACAGAGGTTAAAAAAATTGTTCATACGTTAGAAGATGAGCAGAAGGCAACCTATAATTTTGAAGAAAAAACAATCTCGAAATCTCCAACTATCGATCTGCCAATTTCTAATGTCATAGAGCAAAAAGTAGTCCATGTTTTAGAGGGTGATGTGACGCCTACAAAACCTAAAATGGATTTAGTTGCAACAAATCCGATTATCGCGAGCATGCCTGTGAGTTATGAAGAAGTTTCTCTTAATTATACTTCAGAAGCTGATTTTATCATTACCGAAACAAAAGTTGAAGAAAAAATGGAACAACCTCAGGCTATTCAGAATGATTTATTGTTTGATTTACCTTTAAATTCTGCTAAAGAAGATACAGAGAATAAGGATGTTCAGTTTAATTCAGTAAATAATGAAACGGTAACACATGCAAATGATATTCAAGTTTTTGGTGCTGAAGAAATCGTTTCAAAAAAGCAAACACGGTATGTTTTAGAAGATTTTGCTGCCGCACCTACCATCGGAAAAAGTTCTCATATTGCAGCAAAGAAAGTAATTGAAGAAGAGGTTCAGTTTGAATTAAAAACAACAAGACCTGCAGCTGAAGTTGATGAAATCAACACAAGGAGTGAAGAAGTTTCTCCGCTAGATTTAACGATAAGCGAGTTACAAAGAAGGGCAGAAGAGCGAAGAAAAAATATGAAGAAGTTTAATTATAGCTTCAATGAAAATTTAAATAAAAACATAGATGAGATTGAGCGTCAGCCAGCCTATAAAAGACAAGGTATAGATTTAGATAGAAACACATCTAGAAGTAGCACAGAAACTGCGCTTAATAAAGATTCAGATAATTTCGGTTTTAAATCTAACAATTCTTTTTTACATGATAATGTAGATTAA
- the ftsA gene encoding cell division protein FtsA codes for MENNKLAVGLDIGTTKIVAMIGRKNEYGKIEVVGIGKAKSLGVKRGVVSNITQTIQSIEQAVDEAESVSGFKIENVVVGIAGQHIRSLHHSDYITRSNADEVIEDTDIDDLVHQVHKLVMLPGEEIIHVLPQEFKVDSQGDIKEPIGMYGGRLEANFHVVVGQVSSIRNIGRCVKSARLNLSEITLEPLASAQAVLSQEEKEAGVALIDIGGGTTDLAIFKDGIIRHTAVIPFGGNVITDDIKEGCSIIEKQAELLKIKFGSAWPGENKETEIVSIPGLRGREPKEITLKNLSKIIHARVQEIIEHAYLEIKNYGHETAKGKLIAGIVLTGGGSQLKHLRQLVEYITGMDARIGFPNEHLAGDSDEVLSSPAYATAVGLLMEGLEKEIKVEAIEEIVEEVVDVEENEPEEVEKEIVPKIEVAKKTKKKSFFEKFTEGLKDFLDNAE; via the coding sequence ATGGAGAACAATAAATTAGCTGTTGGTTTAGATATTGGTACAACCAAAATTGTAGCCATGATTGGTCGTAAAAATGAGTACGGTAAAATTGAGGTTGTTGGCATTGGTAAAGCAAAGAGTTTAGGCGTAAAACGTGGGGTTGTTAGTAATATAACCCAAACAATACAATCTATTGAACAAGCGGTAGATGAGGCAGAAAGTGTTTCTGGATTTAAAATAGAAAATGTAGTTGTAGGGATTGCTGGTCAACATATTAGAAGTTTACATCATAGTGATTATATTACCAGAAGTAATGCAGACGAGGTTATTGAAGATACTGATATTGATGATTTGGTACACCAAGTACATAAATTAGTAATGCTGCCAGGAGAAGAGATTATTCATGTTTTACCACAAGAATTTAAAGTAGATTCTCAAGGGGATATTAAAGAGCCCATAGGAATGTACGGCGGACGTTTAGAGGCCAATTTTCATGTGGTAGTTGGACAAGTTTCATCAATTAGAAATATTGGGCGTTGTGTAAAAAGTGCTCGTTTAAATTTAAGTGAAATTACACTAGAACCTCTGGCATCTGCACAAGCCGTATTAAGTCAAGAAGAAAAAGAAGCAGGTGTTGCCCTTATTGATATAGGTGGTGGAACCACAGATTTAGCGATTTTTAAAGATGGAATTATAAGACACACAGCGGTAATCCCTTTTGGAGGAAACGTAATTACAGATGATATAAAAGAGGGGTGTTCTATCATTGAAAAGCAAGCTGAATTACTCAAAATAAAATTTGGTTCTGCTTGGCCAGGAGAAAATAAGGAAACAGAAATTGTTTCTATTCCAGGATTAAGAGGAAGAGAGCCAAAAGAAATTACGCTTAAAAATTTATCAAAAATCATTCATGCAAGGGTTCAAGAAATTATTGAACATGCATATTTAGAAATAAAAAATTATGGACATGAAACTGCAAAAGGTAAATTAATTGCAGGAATAGTGTTAACAGGTGGAGGCTCTCAGTTAAAGCATTTACGCCAATTAGTAGAATATATTACTGGGATGGATGCTAGAATTGGTTTTCCTAACGAGCATTTGGCTGGTGATTCTGATGAGGTATTATCAAGTCCTGCTTATGCAACTGCAGTTGGGTTGTTAATGGAGGGTTTAGAAAAAGAGATAAAAGTTGAAGCAATAGAAGAAATTGTAGAAGAGGTTGTAGATGTAGAGGAAAATGAACCTGAAGAGGTAGAGAAAGAAATAGTACCAAAAATAGAAGTAGCAAAAAAAACAAAAAAGAAATCTTTTTTCGAAAAATTTACCGAAGGCTTAAAAGATTTTTTAGATAATGCTGAATAA